The Nostoc sp. 'Lobaria pulmonaria (5183) cyanobiont' DNA window TTGGGAGTACAGATGCCGATCGCCTCAATGGTGGAAAAGGCAATGATACAGCTTCTTATTTCACCTCTGCGATCGCAGTATCTGTGAGTCTCACAACGGGTACTGGTTGGGCTGGAGATGCCAATTTCTTAGTTACAATCGAGCAATTATCTTGGCATTCTCTGGTAGCTTGGCGTCTCTTTGTCCAGCAGTACGCGCCCTAGCTGTGAACAAACCAATGGGAGTATTTAATAAATCTACAAGGGTGGCTTGACCAGCAATCGCCTTTTTAATATCTCTTGGTACTTCCTTCAATAACCAACGTGCCAAACGATAGCCGTATTCTTTGGGTGTCATCTCTCGCATTAAATCTACACCGTGCAGTTCGTGCAGATAGCTATTTGAGCATCCATAACGCCGCCATTGACTTTGCAGCTCTTGAAGTGTAGCGCGGTGGCGGTGTTGAACGATCGCATTTGGGGCAAATTCCAAACGCCCGATGTTTTCCCCCAAAATCCGCCAACAAATATCGGCATCGCCACCAGTA harbors:
- a CDS encoding calcium-binding protein — protein: MMKLSAVPKPILIHAGDGNDIVKARNGNEIIFGEGGKDTLLGENGNDFLVGSTDADRLNGGKGNDTASYFTSAIAVSVSLTTGTGWAGDANFLVTIEQLSWHSLVAWRLFVQQYAP